The sequence below is a genomic window from Desulfobacterales bacterium.
TCCAAAAGACATTTTGAAAATATCGTGGAAAATATGTCTGAAGGCGTTATCGAAATTAATGCCGATGGAAGAATTGTTTATGCCAATCCATCCGTTTTTTCCTTACTCAATTTACCCGATCATAAGCTTTTCGGATCAAGTTTTATTGATTTATTTTTGGGCAATGATCGCAATCGCGTCGACAACCTATTGAAACGAAAAAGCAATAGAACACAGAAAATATCTGAAGATGCTCCTTTGAGCCTGAGTGAACATCTCGTGACATCGGAGTTTCTACCCTTTAAGGAATTCGGTTTTACAGGTATCATTATAAAAGATGTGACGGCAACCAAGCGCATAGAAGAAAAACTGACAATGGCCAAGGAAGAAGCCGAGAAAGCAAATTCATCCAAAAGCAATTTTTTGGCCAACATGAGCCATGAAATCCGTACTCCTTTAAACCATATTATCGGTTTTACGGAGATGCTCGCGGACAGGAAATTCGGGGACATAAATGAGACCCAGCATGAATATCTTTGCGATATCCTTGAAAGCAGCAAACACCTGCTGTCGCTGGTTAATGATATCCTGGATCTTTCTAAATTGGACGCCGGGAAAATGAAGCTTGAACCTAAAACGATCAAACTGAAGGAGCTTTTGGAGAACAGTTTTTTGGTCGTACAGGAAATGCGTTTGAAACATGGTATCGAACTTCTGTTAGACATTAAAGAAGCTCCTGAGACCATATATGCCGATGATCGCAAACTAAAGCAAATCCTATACAACCTGTTATCCAATGCGATTAAATTTACACCTGATGGTGGAAAGGTCAACTTAACGGCCAAAACGATCGAACGTACTGTTCGCCCAGGCCAAAGGAAAGATGATGCGAAGGATTTAAAGATTGTCATAGAGAAAAGAGGCGACACGGGCGACAAAGATCGTATGACATGCGTGGAAATATCGGTCT
It includes:
- a CDS encoding ATP-binding protein, which produces MKNIMVVDNDRNFLKLMKRMLEKEGHQVAMAEDGLQALDLLKTYTPDIIFVDLIMPNIDGRSFCRIIRNIKNLDHAKIIILSGIASEERIDFGRWGVNACIAKGPFDETAKHILKVIHQLDISAKQILTEEMIGADMLYPRGVIEELLISKRHFENIVENMSEGVIEINADGRIVYANPSVFSLLNLPDHKLFGSSFIDLFLGNDRNRVDNLLKRKSNRTQKISEDAPLSLSEHLVTSEFLPFKEFGFTGIIIKDVTATKRIEEKLTMAKEEAEKANSSKSNFLANMSHEIRTPLNHIIGFTEMLADRKFGDINETQHEYLCDILESSKHLLSLVNDILDLSKLDAGKMKLEPKTIKLKELLENSFLVVQEMRLKHGIELLLDIKEAPETIYADDRKLKQILYNLLSNAIKFTPDGGKVNLTAKTIERTVRPGQRKDDAKDLKIVIEKRGDTGDKDRMTCVEISVSDTGIGVAPEDQERIFNYFEQVDGPLLHGSHGTGLGLALTKNLVKRHGGIIWVESEGKNKGSKFCFVIPV